CTTATCGCGCCTGCCAACGAAATGGCCACCACCGCCGACGACTGAGCCCACTGCCATAACACCTGATCTTTGCCTCTGAGCGCCACCACATCGATCTCTACCTATGGTGAGCCCCACACCATGACCCCGTGCTAGGAGCACCGCACCACCACTAGGAACATGCCTGTGACCTCGCCTTCTGCCCCGTCCACCACAACAGCGCCACGGCTAGCTCCATCACCGGCAGTCGTACATCGTCATTGCCCTGCATCCACGTTGTGTCCCTGTCCAAGCCGAGGCCGCCTTCAGCTTAGCTGTGACCATGCAACACCAACGCCCCGCCTCCCTCCCGTACCCAACCACCGGGAGCCCGCCATTATCCTACACCTGTGGTGGTCACCGATCCCCTCCGCCATGCATGCGCCTCCGCTTGTCACAGCCGAGGgcgagcacctcctcgagtCCACGGCAACGTGGCCACCTGTTCTAAGCCGATAATCGTCGCCACCGAGCCCACTCACACCAGCGACGCCGAGAGCCCGCCGCTGACCATCGTCATGTTCCCTAtgctctctctatcctctctgtTGGTATGCACAAATTGCAGGAAACCCCATctatttctctcttttatttctatctttATTTCCTATTTAAATGTTTACATGCTAGCCCCTACATTCTATAGTCAATTATGTTCCGGCcatcataattcaaatagagTTCATCATGTCAAATCTTGTTCAATGAATTTGATCTAAATTCCAAGCCACTttgtaaattcatctaaattcggcAAGGTTATAATAAATCATTCTTGTTCATGTCCGATAATTAATTGGTCATGtaataatatataattttagatattattttgcATATCAGATAGCTTCGATGTGTATAGCTCGCATATTATTGCACATAGGATATGAAttcaatattaaaataatatttataaaattatataagatctcACATGTCAATATTCTCGGACATCTTTGTATGTCCATCTCCGATTAAACCTAGTTTCTGTCGTCTTCATGTTAAATCCAAtcaatctagttctttcttcaTCGAAAATCCCAATCCTTTATTATTTCCCCTTTTGATTTGcaaatcaaattttattttgtatttatttggttttgcTTTTAATTGCATGTTTGCACGCGTAGAATACGACATTTCTAGAAAAATCGATGATCTGTAAAGTAAAGACTTCGGGATATTTCAGGACCTTGTTTACGAAGATCACTGAGCAACATTCAAGCAAATGTCCTTGATTACATTGATCCTATAGTAAGAATATGTGTCTTTTACTTCTATTGCATGCTtatcaatatgaatcccataactagggtttactagattcttTCATGATTATCCTTATCGTCTTTGTTGTAGTTTGGATTTCGTCGGTAGAATTGCTTAACTGTGTTGTCAAGTTAGATGGTTAAAATGTTAATCGGTCTAATAGTCTATGCAACATGCACTTGATCTGGTAATCTTTGTTCAGTCTTGGACCACAGCAACGGCCTTCTCCTCTGCGACGTACGGCGGGGAAGCGAGCTCTGCGTGTGCAACCCGGCGACACGGCGGTGGACAGTTAAACTATGATATATCGTATACTTATATGGGGTAATTTTTTTCAGGCTTTGATTGTCAGACGATAGGTACCAAGTGATTAAAACGCCAGcatacattgagaagaacagaTGTGTAAAACCGTATCTAGGGAGATCAGAGAAAGGGTTGTACTTTGGAATAGTTGAAGAGTCCCAACTACGGGTTTCGATCCTCAGTGAATCAAGTGGACGGATGGAGTGGATCTTAAGTATCAAGATAGATGACCTTGCACACTATACCCAATACGTAGCAAAATATGGTAGCCAAATGGATGCACCTTGGATGGTACATGATGTGCGTGACATTGAGGATGCTGCTAAAACTCTACCAAAAGAGTGGGACTCCGACAATGATGATTTTCTTACAATTAAATATGAAGCTGAGGAATACTGCAACTACTTCGAAATTCTTGGATTCCATCCTTACAAGGAAGTAGTCTTTTTGACTGAAATCTTCGGAGTGGTGGCCTATCATTTGAATAACTCAAAGGTTCAATATCTTGGCTACTCACGCCCAAAAAGTAACTATCAAAACTATACAGATGGCATATATGAGTCATTTGTGTATAGTCCATATATGGTAGGTGAGCTTAATGAAGGAAATACTGACCGGAGCTCATCTTGAAGATTAGCGTTGGTTAAGTACAATGCAAGCAGCTGAATAATAGAGCAAATTACAATGGCGTGCTCATGTTTGAGCCCTGGCTTGctctttgttgtttttttttcttttttgctaggAGGCTTGTTCTTTGGTTTATATGTCGGTTCATCTCTTTTCAGTACGAGTCTATGTACTATACCGTATGTTGATATTAAATTTTCAATAATGGATCTTATCCTATGTAGAACACCCAGCTGTTTGTCCCTCAactcttattttaaaaaaaaatgtttgcaaacCAGAGTCTCTCACTAAGTAGTCTTGCCTTGCATGGTTGCCCAACAGGAAAGCGTCGGTTTACCTACTTGGAAATGCGAGTCGATGGCTACTACAGGATAACATTTGTCGTTGGTGCAGGGTCTATGGTGCATTGGTGCCTACACGCAGTGCAAGTTTTTGCCGACATAGAACTTACTGAAGTGATCAGGATATATCTATGCCAAATTTTAATTCTAATCATATCACGTAATTAAGAATATGTCGACTTAGAAAAGACAGAAGACCCTTCTAAGAAATGTTTTACATTATAATGGGGCTAACTGGCAACTGCATATTTGGCACAAGCAAGAGTGCTAATTTGAGATAAAACATGATTAtcctaaaatattttgttctcaCACCATTAAAAAACAATAGaaatttttgccaaaaaaactaaattttagctgttgatttttgttataattttttaacttctcagcacgcaacttctaaaaaaactacttttaacTAACTCCTCAACTTCTAATTCATTTTTTCTAGAAATAAACTTCTGACTTTTTCAAAAACTACTTTTTAATAACCATATTTATTCTACGTTCTGATGACAACAGAAAAATCAAAAGCACAAACCGAACAAATAGACGCTAAGCCTAGTCCTGAGGGTAGTCCGAACATCGGCACTTCACTGTGCCTCGTCCTGATCGTCGTTGCACGAACGTTGCACTCCTCGCAATCTGCACACAATAAACCAAACATCCAAAGATGAACCGGTCTACAACTAAACCATCAAGTCTGACTAGAAACAATGCAGTGCAACGCATGTCGTCTCATATCTGCACACTCAACTCAAGCACgctttctgaattctgatgcaCTCACTAGTCACTACACAAGCCAAAACACCGACTCAACATGTCAGCATTGGATGACCACCATTGGTCGAACAGAGCTAGGAGTAGAAATTAGAGTTTAGGGGTGGAATAAATACAAGAACAGTGAGCAGCCATGCCGTATGGCATCACATGTAGAGACAAGCACTGGGCTCTGCCTACAACCAAGTTTCCTTAGAGCAAAATTAGCTACCACAGTTAACCGATGCACTGCTCTATTCCTACTGAGTTCCTGACACTTTTGAGGCGCAAATCATTATGTTGCTCCTCCATACCCAAACTTGCCCTTCGGAGCGGCCATCGATATCGATTGGATACCTCTTGGCCTCACCAGGGGCTTCAGTCTTCAGCTCCGCCGAATCTCCGGAGTAATTTGAACAGGCCGCGGAGAGGATTGCCAGGATGATGAGCATTTTCTGGAGCAATCAGGTACATGGATGAGCGATGGATGTAGAAGCTGCAAAAACAAATAACATTTAGCATCAATCAGTACAGACCAATATAATGGCGCAATGTATGTATGAAGTAACAAATCAAACAGCAAGCATAGATAAATATTCAGTTTCGCTCATTACCTGACATACAGCAAAACCTCCTGCATCAGCCTCAGTTCCACCATCGGAAACACCACCTTCCCCTGGATCATAATCTTGGAAGAACTCACCAGCGGGGCAAGGCACTTTGCACACCCGGAAGATAGCTTCCCAATCTACAATTAACCGTCAAACAATCAAGTGATGTGCATCATAAGTAAGAGTGAGTGAAGTTGAAAGAACCTCTCCAGATCGGTTGGTCGAGAAGCGCACGATCTCCGCCAGAGCAGCCGCCTGCTTGACTGACACCCTGATCCCGCCGTGGAACCTGTTGTACGACGGGAACGCGAAGTGGACGACCTCGCCGGCGTCCAGCAACTTCCTCCCGTGGCACGTCGACAGCCCGGTGGCGTAGGACTTCTTGAAGAAGCACCATTCGCGGCGGTCCGGCGGGTACTCGTCCAACtctgccggcggcggcggcaccaccATCCTCCACTCGCTCGCCGGCATGGCCCCCGGCGGTGGCATCGCGCGGACGGGCCTCGGGTTGAGGTACGGCACCGGGTGAGACGTCGTGAGATCGATGAAAGCCACGTCGTCTTCGTCGCGGCGCCTCTTCTTGGACCTCGGCGGGGGATCGATGATCGCCACCTCATTTTCCCTACAGTCACTCTCCTCCTTGACACGGTGCGGCGACAAAAGTTGTCCTTTGATTGGAGAATCGCTCAGTTGCTCCTTCTTGACATCGACCTCGTCggcttcctcctcctgcttGACCCGACGACCAACCTGCTCTCGGAAGGGGCCATTGGCTTCAATTCGCTCCCTCTTCACCTCGACCTCGACCTCGCCAGGGGCTTCAACCTTCACCTTGACCCCTACCtcgccgggagggggagcttCTGCGTTCACCTTCACCTCGTCGGGGTCGGCATCGATTGGCTCCCTCTTGACCTTGACCTCGTCGTCGGCGGCGGCTTCAACCTTCATCGGAGGCGGCGGGGCGGCGCCGCCAATGCTCCGCTTCGCCTTGACGCCCCTCGGAGCAGCCACCGGAGCGGCACCACCAGCGCGACCTTTCTCGCGTTCGACGTCGCCGTCGTCACTGTCGGCGGCGGCATCGTCAAGAAGCAATTTGATGGCGCGCTCGGTGTCGCCGCCGCAGCTAGAGAGCGCGTCAACGGCGTCGGCCAACGAAAGGTCCGCGCCGAGGACGGCGCGGAAGGCGGCCATATCGTCATCGAAGACGGCGGGCTGGTCGGGGAACCGCTCCGGCGGGTCGCGGCGGTAGGCGCCGTCGCACGTCATAGCGGCCGGCCGACGGTGAGGGGACGAGACTAGGCGCGACGGGACGGTGAAGAGGATTGGAGCGCGGGTGGGAGGCGATGGTGGAGGAGGGGACGAGGGGTTGGGGATGGGGAAAGCAATGGGGATTTGTGTTGGAGTTCACCGGGAAGCCTCGCCGGAGAACGCCTGAAACTCAACACACACGAACACGAAGTGGAGGCGATTTTGTGCTGCGAACAACTGAGCAGCTTTTCTGGTTTTTCTTCTTGCTATTTAAAGAAACTGTACAGAGATTGAGGCCGGCCGATCCGGCCGCCATGCGCGGCATGCAAGACATGCTGCGCAACGCGCTCCCGCACGAACTGAGCGTGCGTCGAGCCCACGAACGCGCACAGCCGCAGAATGAGGCCGTGCTCCCTTAACTGATTATTGAAACTAATTAAGGAAAATACAAATTAAGTAAACTGATAAACATGCGATGGAATATCAACATTTCTCCCCCTAATCCTGAGCATGATTACCAGCAACCATGACGCCAATCCTGCTCCGCATATCCTGGAAACGAACGCGGCCAAGCGCCTTGGTTAGGATGTCCGCTAGCTGCTGCTCCGTCGCAGTGTAGCCGAGGACAATTCTCCCCTCATCAACACATTCCCGGATGAAATGGAATCGCACATCGATGTGCTTGCTCCGGTCATGGAAGACGGGGTTCCGACTCAATGCAATGGCGGATTGATTGTCCACCAACAACTCCGGCGCTCCAGACTCTGTCCCGAGCATGTCGGTTAAGAGCCGAGCTAGCCAGACTCCTTGGCACGCTGCAGTGGCCGCCGCGATGTACTCTGCCTCGCATGATGACAGCGCCACGACTCTTTGCTTTGTTGCCTGCCAGGTGACGGGGTTGCcgccgaggaagaagacgacgcCGCTAGTGCTCTTGCGAGTGTCAACGTCCCCGGCGAGGTCAGCATCGCTGTAGCCAACCAACTTGGGCTGCCCTTCTTCATGCTTGGTGTAGTGCAGCCCGAGCTCTTGCGTGCCGACAACGTACCGCAGCACACGTTTCACTGCCATGAGATGATCTTCACGAGGTTCCTCCATGAACCGACTCAGGTACCCGACCGAGAATGCCAGGTCCTGCCGGGTGTGCAGCAAATACCTGAGTGCGCCAATGACGCTCTTGTACTCGGTGGAGTTCACCGCCTCTGCAGTACTCTGCTTGCTCAGCTTCAGGCGGCTTTCCATTGGCGTCGCGCATGGATTGCATGAGCTCATGCCGCACTTATCCAGTAACTTGGCGGCGTAAGATGATTGACAGAGGAAAATGCCGCTGGGGCCTTGTCTCACCTCAATTCCAAGGTAGTACGACAGCAAACCAAGGTCACTCATTTGGAACATCTTCTGCATCTCCGCCTTGAATTCCTTGATCAGCTTGCCGCTTGTGCCGGTGATGATCAGGTCGTCTACGTAGACGCCGACCACCAGCCGCCCGCCGTCTCTGTTCCGCGTGTACATGCCGTGCTCCGCTCTGCTCCTCTGGAAACCAAGCTGAGCCAAGGTGGCGTCGAGCTTGACATTCCAGGCCCTGGGTGCCTGACGAAGTCCATACAGCGCCTTACGCAGACGCAATACCTTGTGCTCGCTGCCGACGACGACAAATCCAGGCGGTTGTTGCACGTAGACCTCCTCTTCGAGCACGCCGTTAAGGAACGCGCTTTTGACGTCCATGTGGTGGACTTCCCAGCGCTCGTGAGCTGCCAGAGCCACCATCATGCGCACGGACTCCAGGCGCGCCACTGGTGCGAAAACCTCGTCGAAGTCGACGCCGGCGCGCTGAGCGTAGCCCTTGGCCACGAGTCGTGCTTTGTGCCGCACAACCTCCCCCTTCTCGTTCCGCTTGACCTTGTACACCCATTTGAGTCCGATGGCTCGGTGCCCGGAAGGAAGCGTTGTCAGCTCCCAAGTCCGGTTGTCTTCGATGGACTTCATCTCGTCGCGCATAGCTGCACGCCAAGCCTCTTCTTGCTCTGCCTCACGAAATGATGAGGGCTCTTCAGCGGAGGTGAAGTTGATCTCACAGTGGAACATCCTTGGAGCCAAGCCTGGTGGTGTGGCGTCGCCGATGATGTTGTCCATGGTGCGGAAGCGGAGCGGGGCGTCGTCGTGTTCCGCATCAAGATCCTCGTCGTCGAGGTCTGGTGGTGGCGTCGCGAACTGGACCGGCTCGCCGTGAGCCTGCTCCCCCTGAACCGGTGTCGCAGGTGGAAGAGAGCTTCCCGCGGACGATGGTGCTGCTGCAGCCGCCGGAACAGTAGTCACCTCGGTGATGTACTCGATGTTGAACGTGCCGTAGGTGTTCCCGGGTTCGTCGTCGCTGTCCTCCCAGTTCCACTGCGCCGCCTCGTCAAACACGACGTCGCGACTAACAACGACGCGCTCACTAACGGGATCGTAGCATCGGTACGCCTTGGACCCGGTCTCGTAGCCGACGAAGATGGTCTTCAAGCTACGATCATCGAGCTTCTTCTGGTTTGGCCGTGTGTGCTTGACGTGGGCGACACAGCCGAACGTGCGGAAGTAGTGCACGGCAGGGAGCTCGCCATGCCACGCCTCGAATGGAGTCTTGCCGTCGAGTGCGCGCGTCGGCGACCTGTTGAGGATGTAGACCGCCGTCGAGACAGCCTCCCCCCAGAAGTAGGCCGGAAGTACCTTGGACTTGAGCATGCACCGCGCCATGGCGACCACACTTTGATTCCGGCGCTCGACCACCCCATTTTGTTGGGGCGAGTAGGGGGCGGTGAGCTTCCGTTCGACGCCGCGCTCGGCACAATAGCGCCCGAACTCGATGGACGTGAACTCGCCCCCTCGGTCAGTGCGTAGCACCTTCAGCTTTCTGCCGGTCTCCACTTCCACCGCGGCCTGGAAATTCTTGATCTCCGACGGCGCCTGATCTTTGCTTGAGAGAAGACGGAGCCACATGTATCGACTCATATCATCAACTAACAGCAGAAAGTATTTGTTACCGGCAGGCGTAGCTGGTGTGACCGGGCCACACAAGTCACCATGGACAAGGTCGAGGATGTGCTCTGCTCTGTGCCGCGCCTGTGCCGGGAATGATGCGCGTCGCTGCTTGCCCACAAGACACCCCTCGCACACCTGATCCACCTGATCAAGCGGGGGCATCCCGCGGACCATTTTCTGGTTCGCCATCTTCCGGAGAGAGGCGAAGTTCAGATGCCCGAAGCGGGCATGCCATTGCCATGCCGCCTCAGAGCTCCGCGCCGCCAAGCACACCGGCCGCCCAACTTGCGACTCCAAGTAATAGAGACGGGAAGCTGATCGGTGTACCTTGGCAAGGAGACGGCGATCCTGGTCGTAGATGCGCAAGGTTCCACCGGCAATGTCCACGCGACAGCCGGTTTCGTCGAGCTGCCCTAAACTGATGATGCTGGCCCTCAGCCGCGGAATGTAGTACACCCCGGTTAAGGCCTTGTGCTCCCCATTCTTGCAGACGAAGAGGACAGTTCCTCGCCCTTCAATCCGCGTGACGGAGCCGTCGCCGAACTTCACGGTCCCGCAGATCTGGGTGTCGAGCTCGGAGAAGGAGTCCCTCGACCCGGTCATGTGGTTGGTAGCCCCGGTGTCAAGGACCCAGCGCCGGTGGTCCTTCTCCTCCGACGGACCCAAGTCAGCGAACACCTTCTGCTCCTCGATCTCAACAGTCCGGCGCAGCGGCGATGGTGAAGCAGAGGAAGAGGACGGCGCCCTTGGCGGCGGGTCGAGGACGACGTCATGGGCCATGAGCAGGCcctgctcttcttcttctccttgggcCAGATGGGCTTCTTcatccctcttcttcttcctgcaTTCTTTGGCCCAATGGCCTTTCTTACCGCAGTACTTGCACGTGTCATCTGGGCCTGCACCAGAAGACGGCCCAGAAGAGGAACGAGCTGGGGACTCTATCCCGCCCTTGCCGCCAGAAGAttggccgccgccgcgtcccTTGCCGCGGCCGCCACGGCTACCGCCACGGCCACCGGAGCCTGATCCGGAGCCTGTGCGATTCTTCATGCGGGCCATCCACTCCTCCTCTGTCAGAAGAAGACGCCCTTCAGTATCCTTCTGGGTCTTGGTCTTCCGCCGCTGCTCGACGGCGCGCAGGTGTCCGGcggcctcctcgatcgacatGTTGTCGAGGTCAAGCAGCGTCTCGATAGAGATCGCTACCTGTTCCAGCTTCTCAGGAACGGCGTGAAGCAGCTTCTTGATCACCTCCTTCTCGGAGATGTCGTCGCCGAGGACCCGCAACTGGTTGGCCAGGGTGGTGATGCGCATGGTGAAATCTTCCACCGTCTCGCCGTGCTTGAACTCAATGTCGGCGAAGTCCTGGCGCAGCCGTTCGGCATTGGCCTCCTTGACCCGGTCGACTCCGATCCGTACTTTCCGGATCGCCTCCCAGGCCTCACGGGCCGTAGGCTTGACCGCCAGACCGGCTTGCATCTCCAGTGGTACAGCACGAAGGAGAGCGGCCAGGGCGTTCCGGTCGTCGCGGTACTCGCCGGCGCCAAGCTCGATGACGTCCCACAACCCAGCCGCCTGCAGGTTTACGCGCATCACCAGGGACCACTCGGTGTAGTTGGTGCGCGTTAACATGGGGTAGACAATGCCGGCCGACGACTTCTCGATCACGCGCTCGACGACGACGTCGCGCCCGCCATGGCGATGGCGTGGACGGCGTGGAGGCGGGGAAGGCGACTGGCGGCGGCGATTGTGCGGAGGGGTCAGCTGGCCGTGGGAGAGCTCCGGAGCGGAAGTGCGCGACATGGTTGGTGGATCGTGAACGGGGCTCTGATTACCAAATGTTGGAGTTCACCGGGAAGCCTCGCCGGAGAACGCCTGAAACTCAACACACACGAACACGAAGTGGAGGCGATTTTGTGCTGCGAACAACTGAGCAGCTTTTCTGGTTTTTCTTCTTGCTATTTAAAGAAACTGTACAGAGATTGAGGCCGGCCGATCCGGCCGCCATGCGCGGCATGCAAGACATGCTGCGCAACGCGCTCCCGCACGAACTGAGCGTGCGTCGAGCCCACGAACGCGCACAGCCGCAGAATGAGGCCGTGCTCCCTTAACTGATTATTGAAACTAATTAAGGAAAATACAAATTAAGTAAACTGATAAACATGCGATGGAATATCAACAATTTGGAGGGAGAGTTTACGGCTTCGGGGAATTTTTGGCGGGGGAGAAGAGACGGAGACGAGGCAAGGTGAAATGCTTTCGATTTTGGCGGGAGGTGTAGGAGGGAAAGGGAAAACTGAGATGAAGTGGAGGGAAATATGTGGCTGTTATGTGCTTGTTCGTGTGTGTTCGTTTTTCTTATTTGCTTCTCGAATTTTTCTGGACGACCCAAATATTGTCTAAATCTATGTAAATTACACAAATACTAGGGATGGTTAGGAACATATTGcctaattttgatgattttagcATCCACTATGCGTTGTCATAAATTCATGCAAGTAGATGTGGCAGTTTCCATTAAAATCACCTTATTCAACTATTTGTTTTCGTCAAATTTGGATATTCAAAATATCACACAAATATCTAATGACACTGAATGATTCGAAAACACAAAATTGCTTATTCTGccacaaattaaattaatttgGCCAACGCAACGTGTCGCCCGTTCACCAGGTGAGATAAAGGTGTCGCCCGTTCTCGCGACGAGACAGAGGTGTAGCCCGGTCAGAGGGTGACAACTCTATTTCGCCCGGTGAACGAGCGACACATTGCTTCCTCCGGTTTTTTAATGCACTGACCGTCGAGGCCCACATGGTCTCGCGTGTTCATGGGCGATATCTTGTTCTCGCCCGATGAACGAGCGACGATAGCCTATTCCTATCATTTTTTGAAACATGCGTGTAGTCttgcaaatattaaataaaaaatataaaaaaaattccacagAACAGGCCAAGGTCTAGTGTGCGTCAGGTGAGCAACAAGGCATCGATCGTTCTTGCTCAGCTCAGTTCCTCcttcatctttgccttctcgCCTTCTCTCTGATGCCCTATGTCCCTCAATTGTCAATCCCCTACCGTGAACCTTCGGTctatagcatctaggcccctaagtaagtggtaagtgttttgatgattaatgacaaccgtatcattgtgactaatgcgtatgttttgaaggaaatcaaattctttaattcacaatgattgaatgttttttcttggtccctcatgaaATTCTATTGGTTGATCAAAGGACTTttgcgtcaagattaaggatcttctagttctaagtgtcacaaggtatGAAGAACACTTAGAGTAGTTATAGGTCTCCTTTTTATCTTTTGACCATACTACAAAAGGGGGCCTAGTTGAGTTTAGatatagttggatgcacacttacaaaaatctagcactaggtagctcaaagaaatccTTGGTTCAGAAATTGAGAAGTTAGAagtcaaagtcgattgaattggacgagttctaGGAagattgttctcaccggattgtccgttGTGAGAAGGATTATACTCACCAGACCTTTTTTCTGCTCTGTGAATATTCAAAATGAACTCattggattgtccggtgatggaaggaattttgcacTAGAACATTTAACATaagagtcatttttcagagaaattttaAGTTAtatgcaccggattgtccggtgatatGAAAGACTCATACACCGAACTATTTAATAGAAGGATCATTTTCTCGGGAGAAAATtagagttgaactgaccggattatccggtgacttaaaggaatcatcatcggactatttaacataagcttggtattttcggaggaaatgaagtataactcaccggactatccggtgatgctatatggaagaacaccggagcatttttgcAATGACTATTGACAACTATCAAATCAGCGTGTGAAAAAAGTTAATCcaccggattgttcggtgttaacagaggcatgtgcaccggaccatccggtgttcatagaaaaagtgagtggttaggcaacggctagatttggacctctagcctatatataccccctcacttggtttcattcgactgctcttgcaacccagaagcattcatacatattgtgtatcatctagaggcaagggagagcacttaaagtgatttgcaagttcttaattgaagattaagaacTTCATTAGTGATTCAAGAGttgtgagtgtgcatctagctgttgttttaggtttgtttgggatcaagtgaaccacttagcttgttactcttggtggttggcaacacctagccggtcgtggagattggaggtgttcttggtgagctcttggaggtcttgtgggagccctgggAAGCTCGTGTGCTTAGTTTTATACCTGCCAATCTGAAGATAgggaagtggcaatcactagtgagcacttgagtcttggtgactcaagggggagtgacatccttatgtggaTGCTCAAACGAGGATTAGTGGATAGTGCCAACTCTTTGATACCTCGAGAAAAATTCAGTttcctctttccctactcttgttataTTCCACATTTTGtttctagcatttccttcatgcaagtttcaattcctcactttacttatgttctatatgcttgcatgtttgtgtttATCTTTCTAGTTTGCTAGGTCGTCTAATTACTTTTATACATTATATGCTAAGGTTGTTCCTTGTTCTAAAaatcggtagttggtttagtttttgatTATATGCTAAGGTTGTTCTTTGTTCTAAAaatcggtagttggtttagtttttgattagtgccctattcacccccctctagggccattagatcttTTCACGGTCAC
This genomic window from Phragmites australis chromosome 7, lpPhrAust1.1, whole genome shotgun sequence contains:
- the LOC133923864 gene encoding DNA repair protein RAD5B-like, with the translated sequence MTCDGAYRRDPPERFPDQPAVFDDDMAAFRAVLGADLSLADAVDALSSCGGDTERAIKLLLDDAAADSDDGDVEREKGRAGGAAPVAAPRGVKAKRSIGGAAPPPPMKVEAAADDEVKVKREPIDADPDEVKVNAEAPPPGEVGVKVKVEAPGEVEVEVKRERIEANGPFREQVGRRVKQEEEADEVDVKKEQLSDSPIKGQLLSPHRVKEESDCRENEVAIIDPPPRSKKRRRDEDDVAFIDLTTSHPVPYLNPRPVRAMPPPGAMPASEWRMVVPPPPAELDEYPPDRREWCFFKKSYATGLSTCHGRKLLDAGEVVHFAFPSYNRFHGGIRVSVKQAAALAEIVRFSTNRSGEIGKLSSGCAKCLAPLVSSSKIMIQGKVVFPMVELRLMQEVLLYVSFYIHRSSMYLIAPENAHHPGNPLRGLFKLLRRFGGAED